A single region of the Hyphomicrobiales bacterium genome encodes:
- the ureA gene encoding Urease subunit gamma has protein sequence MELLPREKDKLLIFTAALLAERRKARGLKLNYPESVAYISAAILEGARDGRTVAELMSFGATLLTRDDVMEGVPEMIHDVQVEATFPDGTKLVTVHSPIP, from the coding sequence ATGGAACTTCTTCCACGTGAAAAAGACAAGCTTCTTATCTTTACTGCCGCACTACTGGCAGAAAGAAGGAAGGCGCGCGGGCTCAAGCTGAATTATCCTGAATCGGTCGCCTATATTTCGGCGGCGATACTCGAGGGCGCGCGGGATGGCCGCACGGTTGCTGAGCTTATGTCGTTCGGCGCGACCTTGCTGACCCGTGACGACGTCATGGAAGGCGTCCCGGAGATGATCCACGACGTCCAGGTCGAGGCCACCTTTCCCGACGGGACGAAACTCGTCACCGTCCACAGCCCTATTCCGTGA
- the opgG gene encoding Glucans biosynthesis protein G, which produces MSEIKPCPNTPDRLALDRREMIGLGAVVSAASLLGASAANAQNQNVIDAALEILGDGKTFDAARMGEVAKFLATRPFVPLPNDLPDTYAKLPFDQYAGIRIKPESSIWNREGRGFTVEPLHRGFVYGNRVQIFAVEDGVIRRIGYNRNAFDFGKVPPPADDQDLGFSGFRVLADGGNGSSWEAAIFQGATFFRARARNQEFGVFARTLILKPADTRGEEVPFFRAFWIDRPTAGSGAMVINALLDSENLTGTARFTLRPGEMTITDLEVSLYPRAAVDHVGYGAMTGAFLFGPNDQANTPDVRVAVYEVKGLQIHNGRGEWIWRPVSNPSNLEISAFVDTNPVGFGLLQRDRDYASFQDDRQRFDRRPSLWLEPLGEWGAGQVQLIEIPTDSELNDNIIAYWRPKEPLAAGGEASFACRLYWCWSPPERPAMAVVTGTRVGQAGSGRVTRFAVDFRADAFSDANLLREAKATVTATPGKISKLQLWPYPERKTLRATFELDPGSDPASELRLVIENAGKPLGETWLYRWTA; this is translated from the coding sequence GTGTCAGAGATAAAGCCGTGCCCAAACACTCCTGATCGCCTTGCGCTCGATCGCCGCGAAATGATCGGCCTCGGAGCCGTCGTATCGGCTGCGAGCCTTCTCGGCGCGAGCGCCGCGAACGCGCAGAATCAAAACGTGATCGATGCCGCACTCGAGATTCTGGGCGACGGCAAGACCTTCGATGCCGCGCGCATGGGGGAGGTCGCGAAATTTCTGGCGACTCGTCCGTTCGTGCCGCTGCCGAACGATCTGCCGGACACCTACGCAAAGCTCCCCTTCGACCAGTATGCGGGGATTCGCATCAAGCCCGAATCGTCCATCTGGAATCGCGAGGGGCGCGGCTTCACGGTCGAGCCGCTGCATCGCGGCTTCGTCTATGGCAACAGGGTGCAGATCTTCGCGGTCGAGGACGGCGTCATCCGGCGTATCGGCTATAACAGAAACGCCTTCGACTTCGGGAAGGTCCCTCCCCCGGCGGACGATCAGGATCTCGGCTTCTCCGGCTTTCGCGTGCTCGCCGACGGCGGCAATGGCAGCAGTTGGGAAGCAGCCATCTTCCAGGGCGCCACATTCTTCAGGGCACGGGCTCGCAACCAGGAATTCGGCGTCTTCGCGCGCACGCTGATCCTCAAGCCGGCGGACACCCGCGGCGAGGAGGTGCCTTTCTTCCGGGCCTTCTGGATAGACCGCCCGACCGCTGGCTCCGGTGCGATGGTGATCAACGCGCTTCTCGACTCCGAGAACCTCACCGGCACGGCGCGTTTCACCCTGAGGCCCGGCGAGATGACGATCACCGACCTGGAAGTCAGCCTGTATCCGCGTGCGGCCGTGGACCATGTCGGTTACGGCGCGATGACAGGAGCCTTCCTGTTCGGACCGAATGACCAGGCGAACACGCCGGACGTGCGCGTCGCGGTCTATGAAGTGAAGGGCCTGCAGATCCACAACGGGCGCGGAGAATGGATCTGGCGGCCCGTCAGCAATCCGAGCAACCTGGAAATTTCAGCCTTCGTGGACACGAATCCCGTCGGCTTTGGTCTGTTGCAACGTGACCGCGACTACGCCTCCTTCCAGGACGATCGGCAGCGCTTCGACCGCCGCCCGAGTCTGTGGCTCGAGCCGTTGGGAGAATGGGGCGCGGGGCAGGTGCAGCTCATCGAAATTCCGACCGATTCAGAGCTCAACGACAACATCATCGCCTATTGGCGTCCAAAGGAGCCATTGGCGGCGGGTGGCGAAGCCAGCTTCGCATGCCGTCTTTATTGGTGCTGGTCGCCGCCCGAGAGACCGGCGATGGCGGTCGTCACCGGCACGCGCGTCGGCCAGGCAGGGTCGGGCCGCGTGACGCGCTTTGCGGTCGATTTCCGCGCCGACGCCTTCTCTGACGCCAATTTGCTGCGTGAGGCGAAGGCAACGGTGACTGCCACGCCTGGCAAAATTTCCAAACTCCAACTTTGGCCTTATCCCGAGCGCAAAACTTTGCGAGCTACATTTGAGCTGGACCCAGGGAGTGACCCCGCTTCCGAACTACGCCTCGTCATAGAGAATGCAGGGAAACCATTGGGCGAGACATGGCTTTATCGGTGGACAGCTTGA
- the ureE gene encoding Urease accessory protein UreE, translating into MLKDSEYGVSEGGTGMLRAIALKRASETGINHGAHLGRAVLPHDERHLRRRVIALTDGRRLLVDLPETVVLSAGDALVIEGGGTVEIAASIEALYSIRGNDPVHITELAWHIGNRHLAAAIEADRILILRDHVIKAMLEGLGADVEEIEAEFNPVRGAYSGHGHSHGRDQTHGHGHSHDHGSPNHHHDPDHAGHHSHSHTRAERDP; encoded by the coding sequence TTGCTGAAGGACAGCGAATATGGGGTAAGCGAAGGTGGCACAGGCATGCTGAGAGCGATAGCCCTCAAACGGGCATCGGAAACAGGCATAAATCATGGGGCGCATCTGGGCCGAGCGGTCCTTCCGCATGACGAGCGCCATCTGCGCCGACGTGTGATCGCGCTGACTGACGGCCGGCGGCTTCTGGTCGATCTCCCGGAGACGGTTGTGCTGTCGGCTGGCGACGCGCTGGTGATCGAGGGCGGTGGGACCGTTGAAATCGCGGCCTCCATCGAAGCCCTTTATTCGATCCGCGGGAACGATCCCGTCCATATAACGGAACTCGCCTGGCATATTGGCAATCGCCACTTGGCCGCTGCCATCGAGGCCGACCGAATCCTGATCTTGCGTGACCACGTCATCAAGGCGATGCTCGAAGGGCTTGGCGCTGATGTCGAGGAGATCGAGGCGGAATTCAATCCGGTGCGCGGTGCCTATTCCGGCCATGGCCATAGCCATGGGCGTGACCAGACTCATGGTCACGGTCATAGTCATGATCATGGTAGTCCGAACCATCATCATGACCCTGATCATGCCGGCCATCATTCGCATTCTCATACGCGCGCGGAGCGCGATCCCTGA
- a CDS encoding conserved hypothetical protein (Evidence 4 : Unknown function but conserved in other organisms), protein MATIELRTDTGEPIGYLLFAGPGGKLEPGEYDCVFIFLPIEENLRSDLRGRFILDHGKREFRAIVTRAAGGISVRVNLRTGWTLALKGAEGRMLWQAQHGNGRLTGSAIEVSQK, encoded by the coding sequence ATGGCCACCATTGAACTGCGTACGGATACGGGAGAGCCAATAGGTTATCTCCTGTTCGCCGGCCCTGGAGGGAAGCTGGAGCCGGGCGAGTACGATTGCGTCTTCATCTTTCTGCCCATCGAGGAGAATCTCCGGAGCGACCTGCGTGGCCGATTTATCCTCGATCATGGGAAGCGGGAGTTTCGCGCCATTGTCACCCGCGCAGCCGGAGGCATTTCGGTTCGTGTTAACCTGCGAACCGGCTGGACCCTGGCGCTCAAGGGCGCCGAGGGCCGCATGTTATGGCAGGCGCAGCATGGCAATGGACGTCTTACAGGCAGCGCGATCGAGGTATCGCAAAAATAA
- the ureG gene encoding Urease accessory protein UreG: MVSKNGPLRVGIGGPVGSGKTTLTEKLCKAMREDFSIAVVTNDIYTKEDAMILVRRQALSEDRIVGVETGGCPHTAIREDASINLQAIAELNRRIPDLDVIFVESGGDNLAATFSPDLADLTLYVISVCQGEEIPRKGGPGITRSDFLIINKSDLAPYVNVDLDIMQADAARMRGPRPFGFTDLSRGKGLDRIIDFIVEYGGLPESRRRQADLQAS; this comes from the coding sequence ATGGTATCAAAAAATGGCCCTCTCCGCGTCGGCATCGGTGGCCCCGTTGGTTCGGGGAAGACCACGCTTACGGAGAAACTATGCAAAGCGATGCGGGAGGATTTCTCCATCGCCGTGGTCACCAACGACATCTACACCAAGGAAGACGCAATGATCCTGGTCCGCCGGCAGGCGCTCTCCGAGGATCGTATCGTCGGTGTCGAAACGGGGGGCTGTCCGCACACCGCGATCCGTGAGGACGCCTCGATCAATCTCCAGGCCATCGCCGAGCTCAATCGGCGCATTCCTGATCTCGATGTCATCTTTGTCGAATCCGGCGGCGACAATCTGGCGGCGACCTTTTCGCCTGATCTCGCCGATCTGACGCTTTACGTCATCTCTGTTTGCCAGGGCGAGGAAATTCCTCGCAAGGGCGGACCCGGAATTACCCGTTCCGATTTCCTCATCATCAACAAGAGCGACCTTGCGCCTTATGTGAATGTGGATCTCGATATCATGCAGGCGGATGCGGCGCGGATGAGGGGGCCGCGGCCTTTCGGTTTCACCGATCTCTCGCGAGGCAAGGGGCTCGACCGCATCATCGACTTCATCGTCGAATACGGCGGGCTGCCGGAGAGTCGCCGCAGGCAAGCTGACCTGCAAGCAAGCTGA
- the ureD gene encoding Urease accessory protein UreD 2, with product MNAFTSVPPTGAAQLSASQIARAHYKAQPTNWLAELELWFAPSAGKTRLMRRRHCGPLVVQRPFHPEKDGTCHVYLLHPPGGVAGGDQLNLSFHLAAEARALLTTPGATKFYRSEHAASTQSTQIDVGTGAVCEYLPQETIIFDGADAQMELKVSLASDAAYVGWDFLCLGRPAAHERFETGRLSQRVEISRDGKPIWFERMALAGGSPLAHAAFALAGQPTWGTMVYAGAIVEDAAERVRAAIGESGKGVFSVSQLEQVVVCRYLGPRVADGKSLFARAWDTLRTSCQGKPASAPRIWAT from the coding sequence ATGAATGCGTTCACGTCAGTTCCTCCCACGGGGGCAGCGCAGCTGTCCGCCTCCCAGATTGCGCGCGCCCACTACAAGGCCCAGCCGACCAACTGGCTTGCCGAACTGGAACTCTGGTTCGCACCGAGCGCCGGCAAGACCCGGCTTATGCGCCGGCGCCATTGTGGCCCCCTCGTCGTACAGCGCCCTTTTCACCCCGAAAAAGACGGCACTTGCCATGTCTATCTGCTGCACCCCCCGGGTGGCGTTGCAGGCGGCGACCAACTCAATCTCAGTTTCCATCTCGCCGCCGAGGCACGCGCGCTGCTGACGACACCCGGCGCCACCAAATTCTATCGCAGCGAGCACGCCGCCAGCACGCAGTCGACACAGATCGATGTCGGGACCGGGGCAGTGTGTGAGTATTTGCCCCAGGAAACGATCATCTTTGATGGCGCCGATGCGCAGATGGAGCTCAAGGTATCGCTCGCATCCGACGCGGCCTATGTGGGGTGGGATTTTCTCTGCCTCGGCCGGCCGGCGGCTCATGAGCGATTCGAGACGGGCAGGCTCAGCCAGCGCGTCGAGATCTCGCGGGACGGCAAGCCGATCTGGTTCGAGCGGATGGCGCTCGCCGGCGGATCACCTCTTGCGCACGCGGCCTTCGCGCTCGCCGGACAACCGACATGGGGCACAATGGTCTATGCGGGCGCCATCGTCGAGGATGCGGCCGAACGCGTGCGGGCTGCCATCGGCGAAAGTGGCAAGGGCGTCTTCTCCGTCAGCCAACTCGAACAGGTCGTCGTGTGCCGCTATCTTGGGCCGCGGGTCGCAGACGGCAAGTCCCTCTTCGCCCGGGCCTGGGATACGCTGCGAACGTCATGCCAAGGCAAGCCCGCCAGCGCACCACGTATTTGGGCAACTTGA
- the glmU gene encoding fused N-acetylglucosamine-1-phosphate uridyltransferase and glucosamine-1-phosphate acetyltransferase codes for MTISGERASAPTASKSDERRCLAVVLAAGEGTRMRSRRPKVLHEVAGRSLLGHVLATTTAAGAGEITVVVGPDRADVAEAARKASPGAEIVEQRERLGTAHAVLAARASITRGADDIIIAFGDTPLVTADTFRRLRDALAEGAAVVVLGFEAADPTGYGRLVRDGNSLVAIREHKDASESERAITLCNGGVMALAGSTAVELLDAVGNSNAKGEYYLTDVVGIAHGRGLATRALTVSEDEIQGVNDRAQLAQAEASFQKRLRGAALAMGVTLIAPETVFLAADTAFGMDVVVEPNVVFGPGVTIGDGAVIHAFSHIEGATIGAGVSVGPFARLRPGADLGEGARVGNFVEIKAATLGAGAKVNHLTYIGDASIGAATNIGAGTITCNYDGFRKHRTTIGANAFIGSNSSLVAPVTIGNGAFVGSGSVITADVPSDALALGRGRQANKEGWVPLFREKFGPKGDH; via the coding sequence ATGACGATATCCGGTGAGCGCGCCTCCGCGCCGACTGCCAGCAAAAGCGATGAGCGCCGCTGTCTGGCGGTTGTCCTGGCCGCAGGCGAAGGTACACGCATGCGTTCCCGGCGTCCCAAGGTGCTCCACGAAGTCGCGGGCCGTTCGCTGCTCGGCCATGTGCTGGCGACCACCACCGCTGCGGGCGCCGGTGAAATCACCGTCGTGGTGGGGCCGGACCGCGCCGATGTGGCCGAGGCCGCACGCAAGGCATCGCCGGGCGCCGAGATCGTCGAGCAGCGCGAGCGCCTCGGTACGGCCCACGCCGTTCTGGCTGCCCGCGCATCCATCACGCGCGGGGCGGACGACATCATAATCGCCTTCGGCGATACGCCGCTTGTGACCGCGGATACATTTCGCCGGCTACGCGACGCTCTGGCCGAGGGCGCGGCGGTGGTGGTGCTGGGATTCGAGGCGGCCGACCCGACGGGCTACGGCCGGTTGGTGCGGGACGGTAACAGCCTCGTCGCGATCCGCGAGCATAAGGATGCGAGCGAGAGCGAAAGGGCCATCACACTGTGCAACGGCGGTGTCATGGCGCTCGCCGGGAGCACCGCGGTCGAACTCCTCGATGCCGTGGGCAACAGCAATGCCAAGGGCGAATATTACCTGACCGACGTCGTGGGCATCGCCCATGGCCGGGGCCTCGCGACGCGAGCGCTCACCGTGAGCGAGGATGAGATTCAAGGTGTTAACGATCGGGCGCAACTCGCTCAGGCGGAAGCGTCTTTTCAAAAACGACTGCGCGGCGCGGCGCTCGCGATGGGGGTCACGCTGATCGCTCCGGAGACGGTTTTCCTGGCGGCCGACACGGCCTTCGGCATGGATGTCGTCGTTGAACCGAATGTCGTGTTCGGACCGGGCGTCACCATCGGTGACGGCGCCGTCATCCATGCTTTTTCACATATCGAGGGTGCGACGATTGGCGCGGGGGTCTCGGTCGGGCCCTTCGCCCGCCTCAGGCCGGGCGCTGATCTCGGGGAGGGGGCCCGTGTCGGCAATTTCGTGGAGATCAAGGCGGCGACCTTGGGCGCCGGCGCCAAGGTCAACCACTTGACCTATATCGGCGATGCCTCCATCGGCGCCGCGACCAATATCGGCGCGGGCACCATCACCTGCAACTACGACGGCTTCCGCAAGCACCGCACCACGATCGGGGCCAACGCCTTCATCGGATCCAACTCGTCGCTTGTCGCACCGGTGACGATCGGCAACGGAGCCTTCGTCGGCTCCGGGTCCGTCATTACCGCCGATGTTCCGTCGGATGCCCTGGCGCTCGGGCGTGGGCGACAGGCCAACAAGGAGGGGTGGGTACCTCTCTTTAGGGAGAAGTTTGGCCCAAAGGGGGATCATTGA
- the opgH gene encoding Glucans biosynthesis glucosyltransferase H — MTDVPLPKEVEAATKAPGKQPSSAQEIMAVDAPRAHEATGGLPNDPLPAEKRLAMPTQSLRSWSQGDRRRFVAPHKIRAPWLARILVFGGAAALTGYGAWEMYQVVSVSRTTVLQWVLLVLFTINFSWIALAFTSALLGFATLLFARRDRDTLPEALTRRTAVVMPIYNESTARVFSAFAAIRESVEDTGLGQHFDYFILSDTTQPDIWLAEERAFLDLRRRYGNDCRIYYRHRVKNTHRKAGNIADFVTRWGGAYDHMLVLDADSLMTGTCIVRLAHAMENDPDAGIIQSLPMIINRNTLFARVQQFAARVYGPLIAKGLAVWMGKDGNYWGHNAIIRTAAFAAHCGLPDLPGKPPFGGHILSHDFVEAGLIRRSGWTVYMIPEMAGSYEESPPSLIDVAARDRRWCQGNLQHSRVIGARGFKLATRQHFATGIFSYLASPLWLLQLMVGIVLVWQTHYVRPEYFTREFSLFPVWPRFDPERALFLFAVTMGILLAPKFFGLLLMLLTKQDRRASGGGIRLIISSLVEIILSALLAPIMMLIQSGAVFQIIAGRDTGWQPQRRDDGSIPLRDIVRRHRMHTILGVITGISAFMIAPSLFGWMSPTIVGLVLAIPISWATGTLALGLALKRAGLLLTPEETVRPPIAERAGELNAEFQRDGFDDADALDVIHRDADVRTWHEMLLPSGLKRHRGQIEADHALALAKLIDAETIEDARAWLKPKERMVVLQDRGMLSMLSKLPTQRQLSAEAA, encoded by the coding sequence ATGACCGACGTTCCCCTGCCCAAGGAAGTCGAAGCGGCGACGAAGGCCCCTGGAAAGCAACCGAGCTCCGCTCAGGAGATCATGGCGGTGGACGCGCCGCGCGCCCATGAAGCAACGGGAGGACTGCCCAACGATCCGCTGCCGGCGGAAAAAAGGCTCGCCATGCCGACGCAGTCCTTGCGGTCCTGGTCGCAGGGGGACCGGCGCCGTTTCGTCGCGCCTCACAAGATCCGCGCGCCATGGCTCGCGCGCATCCTCGTCTTCGGCGGTGCCGCGGCCCTGACCGGCTACGGCGCCTGGGAAATGTACCAGGTTGTGTCGGTGAGCCGTACCACCGTGCTGCAGTGGGTGCTGCTCGTCCTGTTCACCATCAATTTTTCCTGGATCGCGCTTGCCTTCACCAGTGCCCTGCTCGGTTTCGCGACATTGCTGTTCGCCCGGCGTGACCGCGACACATTGCCTGAGGCGCTGACGCGGCGCACCGCGGTCGTCATGCCGATCTACAACGAATCAACGGCCCGGGTGTTCAGTGCGTTCGCTGCCATTCGGGAATCCGTGGAGGATACGGGCCTCGGGCAGCATTTCGACTATTTCATCCTGTCGGATACCACGCAGCCCGATATCTGGCTGGCGGAAGAACGCGCGTTCCTCGATCTCCGCCGCCGCTACGGCAACGACTGCCGCATCTATTATCGCCATCGTGTGAAGAACACGCACCGCAAGGCTGGCAATATCGCCGACTTCGTGACCCGCTGGGGTGGTGCCTACGACCACATGTTGGTCCTGGATGCAGACAGCCTGATGACGGGCACCTGCATCGTCCGTCTCGCCCATGCCATGGAGAACGACCCGGACGCCGGCATCATCCAGAGCCTGCCCATGATCATCAACCGCAACACGCTGTTCGCGCGCGTCCAGCAGTTTGCGGCCCGGGTCTACGGCCCCCTGATCGCCAAGGGGCTTGCGGTCTGGATGGGCAAGGACGGCAACTACTGGGGCCATAACGCCATCATCCGCACGGCCGCCTTTGCCGCGCATTGCGGTTTGCCAGACCTTCCGGGCAAGCCCCCCTTCGGCGGCCATATCCTCAGTCATGACTTCGTCGAGGCCGGGCTTATCCGCCGCTCCGGCTGGACCGTCTACATGATCCCGGAAATGGCAGGCAGCTACGAGGAAAGCCCGCCGTCTCTGATCGACGTGGCAGCGCGCGACCGCCGCTGGTGCCAGGGCAACCTGCAGCATTCGCGCGTCATCGGCGCGCGCGGCTTCAAACTGGCCACGCGACAGCATTTCGCCACGGGCATATTCTCCTACCTGGCTTCGCCGCTGTGGCTCCTCCAGCTCATGGTCGGCATCGTGCTGGTCTGGCAGACGCATTATGTGCGACCGGAATATTTCACGCGCGAGTTCTCGCTCTTTCCCGTCTGGCCGCGGTTCGACCCCGAGCGCGCCTTGTTCCTCTTCGCGGTGACGATGGGCATCCTGCTGGCGCCGAAGTTCTTCGGCCTCCTCCTGATGCTGCTGACCAAGCAGGATAGGCGCGCGAGCGGCGGCGGAATCCGCCTGATCATATCCTCGCTGGTGGAGATCATCCTCTCGGCGCTGCTGGCGCCAATCATGATGCTTATTCAGTCCGGGGCCGTATTCCAGATCATCGCCGGGCGTGACACCGGCTGGCAGCCGCAGCGCCGTGACGACGGTTCCATTCCGCTGCGCGATATCGTGCGCCGGCATCGTATGCACACGATCCTCGGGGTGATCACCGGCATTTCCGCCTTCATGATCGCGCCGTCGCTGTTCGGCTGGATGTCGCCCACGATCGTCGGCCTGGTACTCGCCATCCCGATATCCTGGGCGACCGGCACCCTGGCTCTCGGACTGGCGCTGAAGCGCGCCGGATTGCTGCTGACGCCGGAAGAGACCGTCCGCCCGCCCATCGCCGAGCGCGCGGGCGAGCTCAACGCCGAATTCCAGCGCGATGGCTTCGATGACGCGGATGCGCTGGACGTGATCCATCGCGACGCGGATGTCCGCACCTGGCACGAAATGCTCTTGCCGAGCGGACTCAAGCGCCATCGCGGCCAGATCGAGGCCGACCACGCGCTGGCCCTCGCCAAACTGATCGATGCCGAGACCATCGAGGACGCCCGCGCCTGGCTGAAGCCGAAGGAGCGTATGGTCGTCCTTCAGGATCGCGGCATGCTCTCCATGCTCTCGAAACTGCCGACCCAGCGCCAGCTTTCGGCGGAGGCCGCATGA
- the ureF gene encoding Urease accessory protein UreF 2: protein MNAASGPQGEQETIPLHLLRLVSQGLPVGGFSYSRGLESAVQAGWVSDEASARDWILGMLQTNVAQLDGALFWRMAMALEVGDIERFRAADAWLAASRESLELQREDRRLGEALLRLLGDLDVPAATNVQGQGLTYPATFALATHHWRIASFQALSGLLWVYVEGQVTAAIRLVPLGHTAGQRILVKAVGAIEQAAVLARSIDDRDIGNLAPALAMGSAWHETQYSRLFQS, encoded by the coding sequence ATGAACGCTGCCTCAGGCCCACAGGGCGAGCAAGAAACGATACCGCTGCATTTGCTGCGGCTGGTCAGCCAGGGCTTGCCTGTCGGTGGGTTCTCGTATTCCCGTGGGCTTGAGTCCGCGGTTCAGGCCGGGTGGGTATCCGACGAAGCGTCAGCGCGCGATTGGATTCTCGGTATGCTTCAAACCAATGTCGCACAATTGGATGGCGCTCTGTTCTGGCGTATGGCCATGGCCTTGGAGGTCGGCGATATCGAGCGTTTCCGCGCAGCAGATGCCTGGCTGGCGGCGAGCCGTGAAAGCCTTGAATTGCAGCGCGAGGATCGACGATTGGGGGAAGCGCTCTTGCGCCTTCTCGGCGATCTCGACGTCCCGGCTGCCACGAATGTCCAAGGGCAGGGCCTGACCTATCCCGCCACCTTTGCCCTCGCCACCCATCATTGGCGCATCGCTTCCTTCCAGGCGCTGAGCGGATTGCTGTGGGTCTATGTCGAAGGTCAGGTGACGGCGGCCATCCGCTTGGTTCCTCTCGGCCATACGGCGGGCCAGCGAATTCTCGTCAAAGCGGTTGGAGCCATAGAGCAGGCGGCCGTCCTCGCACGGTCGATCGACGATCGTGATATCGGCAACCTGGCGCCCGCCCTGGCGATGGGAAGTGCCTGGCACGAAACGCAATACAGTCGCCTCTTTCAGTCCTAG
- the ureB gene encoding Urease subunit beta encodes MIPGEFFIEDGEIELNAGRETRSIDVANSGDRPIQVGSHYHFYETNTALHFDRENARGFRLNIPAGTAVRFEPGQARTVELVALAGDQVVYGFNAKVMGKLEG; translated from the coding sequence ATGATCCCGGGCGAATTCTTCATCGAGGATGGCGAGATCGAACTCAACGCCGGTCGTGAGACGCGGTCTATCGACGTCGCGAACTCGGGCGATCGACCGATTCAGGTCGGTTCCCACTACCATTTCTACGAGACGAACACGGCGCTTCACTTCGACCGCGAGAACGCACGCGGCTTTCGCCTGAACATTCCAGCTGGAACGGCCGTGCGTTTCGAGCCGGGTCAGGCACGTACGGTCGAACTGGTGGCACTCGCCGGCGACCAGGTCGTCTACGGCTTCAACGCCAAGGTCATGGGAAAGCTGGAGGGTTGA
- a CDS encoding hypothetical protein (Evidence 5 : Unknown function), with translation MAGAAWQWTSYRQRDRGIAKINCLVRTQVFKGDVTCVADSSQFSDDALRRVIAEEE, from the coding sequence ATGGCAGGCGCAGCATGGCAATGGACGTCTTACAGGCAGCGCGATCGAGGTATCGCAAAAATAAATTGCCTTGTGCGGACCCAGGTCTTCAAGGGTGATGTCACTTGCGTCGCGGATAGCTCTCAATTTTCCGATGACGCATTGCGACGCGTCATCGCTGAGGAGGAATGA